A genomic segment from Acidobacteriota bacterium encodes:
- a CDS encoding DNA internalization-related competence protein ComEC/Rec2, with protein MDFPFLYIAISYTTGIIFGNYLPLPIYILNVSLIISFVFSWIAFLLKKHKFTFLFILFCTFLIGDLSTQRKNNEWEKNFLNNLDTDEYIDLYGYAYKTPELTDQGKYIFMKLEKIWFDKKEIPSYGKVRIKIRSEEINFPEINMGDRIKVSAKLSHFYSYKNFKSSSSRIFFKINQINRIAYSKSQNLIEIIEKNRKFNLLNTISQIREFLLKKIDESATRDHKYLKEASFLKAILLGEREGLPKEILDSTQNSGLFHLLAISGAHIGIISFFIFRFLRLFINSEKLNYIILIFFLIFYSVLVEGRASVIRASLMAISFSIGKILYKDINYINILSFSYVLILAINPFFLFDIGFQLTYTATLSLILLAPRFLKYLPALPFKISELTSISLAAQIGVLPIIAYYFNRVTLISVFLNLLAVPLAGIILGLSFIILPIYLIFPFLKFLMISIFYLIDIFLLISDFSYKTPFLSYRIPGPNILLMIIYYIFLTILLTKLNKKLKIIFLTSFLFSLFLILAYPFPSYSKYMSISFIDVGQGESILVEFPGYKKMLIDGGGTFNDNFDIGERVVSPFLWSKGIKKINYVVSTHAHSDHLKGLITVIKNFKYGEIWESTSPKNEFLYKKFIKLLKNKPKKINRGYKTKINNVEIEIIHPPRKKDPEKALNEDSMVIKLSYRKISFLLTADIDMVSEMDIIKSGTNIKVNVLKAPHHGAKSSSSEEFLEKVKPEIVVICVGYKNSFGFPDQEIIDRYRIRKINVLRTDYNGLIEIKTDGNKLMVKKMID; from the coding sequence ATGGATTTTCCTTTTCTTTATATTGCTATTTCTTATACCACTGGTATTATCTTTGGAAATTATCTTCCTTTGCCGATTTACATTTTAAATGTTTCTTTAATAATTTCTTTTGTATTTTCATGGATTGCTTTTTTATTAAAAAAACATAAGTTTACTTTTCTTTTTATTCTTTTTTGCACTTTCCTAATAGGTGATTTATCGACACAAAGAAAAAATAATGAATGGGAAAAAAATTTTTTAAACAATCTAGATACTGATGAATACATAGATTTATATGGATATGCTTATAAAACTCCAGAATTAACCGATCAGGGAAAATATATTTTCATGAAGCTGGAAAAAATATGGTTTGATAAAAAAGAAATACCTTCTTATGGGAAAGTCAGGATAAAAATTAGAAGTGAAGAAATAAATTTCCCTGAAATTAACATGGGAGACAGAATAAAAGTCTCTGCAAAATTATCGCATTTCTATTCGTATAAAAACTTTAAATCCAGTTCTTCCAGGATATTTTTTAAAATAAATCAAATAAATAGAATAGCTTACAGCAAATCTCAAAATCTTATTGAAATTATCGAAAAAAATAGAAAATTTAATTTATTGAATACAATTTCACAAATAAGAGAATTTCTATTAAAAAAAATTGATGAATCAGCGACCCGGGATCATAAATATTTAAAAGAAGCCTCTTTTTTAAAAGCAATTCTTTTAGGAGAGCGTGAAGGACTTCCTAAAGAAATACTCGATTCCACTCAGAATTCTGGTCTTTTCCATCTTTTGGCGATTTCAGGCGCCCATATAGGAATAATATCTTTTTTCATATTTAGATTCCTAAGGCTTTTCATCAATTCAGAAAAACTAAATTATATAATTCTTATCTTTTTTCTCATCTTCTATTCCGTTCTTGTAGAAGGAAGGGCATCAGTAATAAGAGCATCTCTTATGGCAATTTCCTTTTCTATAGGAAAAATTCTTTATAAAGATATAAACTATATAAACATACTCTCTTTTTCTTATGTATTAATACTGGCTATAAATCCTTTTTTTCTTTTTGACATAGGTTTTCAACTGACATACACAGCCACTCTTTCATTAATATTATTAGCTCCAAGATTCCTGAAATATCTACCAGCGCTTCCATTCAAAATAAGTGAGCTCACCTCTATTTCATTAGCAGCTCAGATAGGTGTTTTGCCCATAATTGCTTATTATTTCAACAGGGTTACCCTGATATCTGTTTTTCTTAATCTTTTAGCTGTTCCATTGGCAGGGATAATTCTTGGATTATCATTTATAATATTGCCAATTTACCTAATATTTCCATTTTTAAAATTCTTAATGATATCAATTTTTTATCTAATAGATATATTCCTTCTCATATCTGATTTTTCATATAAAACTCCCTTCCTGAGCTACAGAATTCCAGGTCCAAATATTTTATTAATGATAATTTACTATATTTTTCTAACAATATTATTAACTAAATTGAATAAAAAATTAAAAATTATTTTTCTTACGAGTTTTCTATTTTCTCTATTTTTAATTCTGGCTTACCCCTTCCCTTCATATTCAAAATATATGAGCATTTCCTTTATCGATGTTGGTCAGGGAGAATCGATCCTTGTAGAATTTCCTGGCTATAAGAAAATGTTGATCGATGGTGGTGGAACCTTCAATGATAATTTTGATATAGGGGAAAGAGTGGTTTCTCCATTCCTCTGGTCAAAAGGGATAAAAAAAATCAATTATGTAGTTTCAACTCACGCTCACTCTGACCATTTAAAAGGACTCATTACAGTTATAAAAAATTTTAAGTACGGAGAAATCTGGGAATCAACATCTCCAAAAAACGAATTTCTTTATAAAAAATTTATAAAATTACTTAAAAATAAGCCCAAAAAAATAAACAGGGGTTACAAAACAAAAATAAACAATGTTGAAATTGAAATAATCCATCCTCCCAGAAAGAAAGATCCGGAAAAAGCTTTAAATGAAGATTCTATGGTAATTAAACTCTCATACAGAAAAATCTCTTTTCTTCTAACTGCAGACATAGACATGGTAAGCGAAATGGACATTATCAAATCAGGAACTAACATAAAAGTAAACGTCTTAAAAGCTCCTCATCATGGAGCAAAATCCTCCTCATCAGAAGAATTCCTGGAAAAAGTCAAGCCGGAAATTGTGGTAATCTGTGTGGGATATAAAAACTCTTTTGGCTTCCCAGATCAAGAAATAATCGATAGATATAGAATAAGAAAAATAAATGTATTAAGAACAGATTACAATGGCCTTATTGAAATTAAAACAGATGGAAATAAATTAATGGTTAA